A stretch of DNA from Vidua chalybeata isolate OUT-0048 chromosome 3, bVidCha1 merged haplotype, whole genome shotgun sequence:
TCCCCAGGCTACCTTCTCCTTTACCACCCTAAACAACTTGTCCATCCCAAAGCAATCCCTTATTTTTTAGTGACCACCTTATCCAGCCCCTGACACATGGTGTCAGCAACCTCCCTTCCTGGAGAAACattccctctgcttcccagctTTAGTCTCCAGTGGGAGGACTTTGATTTTTGTGGCAGCTTTTGTGCCTCTGTAGAGGCCAGTGACAACAGGAGACCGTTCGCCCTCGCTTGTGCTTTCTGAGCCCTTCAGAGGTTTGTgagacagggtttttttccctttgcaaaaGCCCTGTCAACTCTCCCCAGATAATTAATTGCATTCTTTGATATGGTTTCTGGTCATTTGGCCAGCACAGAAATGAGGTACAGACACCAAGAAACCTCCTGAAGGCATTTTTTAATGGCCTGTGGAAAAGCagtgcagctgccctggctcaggaGCTGTTTGCAGTGCTCTTGCTGGGGAGGCTGCAAAACCTTCCCATGCATGAACTGCTGCACAGCctcacagcagcttctcacCTTGCCTGGACCCCTTAATCCCCATGCCAGTGGATTTAATACCCCTGTATTAAAGAAGGCAGCTTAGGGAGAGGCTGCTGGGAATTTATTAGCTGAGATCTTGGGAGGCAGAGCCTATAAAATAGAAACTTAATGAACAGTGTGCTGGTCAAAGGAGTTAAAATCATACCTAGCAATCTACATCCTCCAACTCTTCACCTCCAAGGCTGATCATCAGTGGAAGCAGCTACATCCATGAGATTCCAGCAAGGGACCAGAGTCACTCTGGAACCCTGGGCATGAGTGAGGCAGGACAGTTGCTTTAGATGATTTACAGAGTGAGTGGCAGAGTGGTAGAATTAGctgatttatttgaaaattaaaaaaaaaaaaaaaccacaccacacCAGAATGATGAGAGGGGTTGCATTACActgcttttggtttttgctAAATGTAAACAACAGCACATGTTATTTTAGAATTTGGCTTTGTTAATAATACTGCAAGATGCACTGAAAGCACCTTCCTGGTGCAAAGACTTTCCAGATACCTGTGAGGCACCACCAGCTCTCGATTAGGCGCAGGAAGGAAAGGCAATGTTCCAAAAATTCAGTCAATCCAGTTTTAGGCTTCCTAATCCCAGCTCAGAAGTGGTGAAGCCACATGAGAAGGCACTGATCCAGGATGAACTCGCTCTACCggttccatttttctttttttttaacaggctTCCTTTGAAGCATCAGGCTTCAGCCCAGATCAGGGACCATCCAACCTCCTTCCAGAGTAGCCACAAACCCTCCCCCAGTGAGAGACAGCCCAAGCTGTgcacagctcagggaaaggCAACACATTTGTGTCAGAAATCTTCAGTCACTCCCCCTGCCCCCTTGAATATcaaacagcagagctgacacTGCAAAGGCAGATATCAAATTGTAGTACCTGTTCTTGTCATGGtgaagagaagcaggaaaaggagcagtgGCTGCCTGCAGGAGATCTGCTGACAGCACCAGGGCTTGAGGATGCTCAGCACCGATGGCCAAGGGAATGACAGCCCTCCCACTGCTCCCCTGGAACCCCAGGGACAGTTCACTTGGATCTGCACTTCAAAGAAAGGGAGCTACcaaggaaaagaacaggaaCAACTGTGTGTGCAAGCCTGCTGGGTGCCTGTTGGCAGCCCTCCTTGCACTGGCAGGAGAAGAGAGCCACAGCCCAGGCATCACAAAGGTGCACAGGGCTGCTCAGGACCTTTTCCTGAACTTTTCCAGGATAAAACCAAAGGAAGTCAAGACAGGGTTGTGAGTAGCTGATCTGAGAGAATGTGGGATTAAGACACATTTGCAGACACAAGACATCTGCATTTGGAATGAAGAATAAGAGAGGGAATGGATACAGGAAGGAAGGACCAGCACATGCCCaactcttttttctccttttcaggtGTCAGCCACAAGGTGCCAGAGGTCTCAGGCCACTGTGCCTGATGGACCTCGGGGTTCTGATGCTTCCAGTGGTCTCTTCCAGTGTCTCCACGTGACCAGTCCCAGCCGAACAACAAAGATCAAGCACGTCAGTGCCAGCAGAAcaactggggaaaaaacacagagCCGTGTTAGAGcataaaaaaaagacagttcCTCTTGTCATACTTTAGCTCCCAGAACAGGGGTAttcagggaaagagaaaaaaaccacagtccacAGGATCTATTACCCCCAGAGTTGTATCTCTCAGAGTTTTACTGCTATACAATGAAACTTGCCCAATGCTTCCAGTTCAAGGAATGTCTAAAAAGGGGGAGGCTTCCTGGACACAGGAAGTTAAAACACATTACATTAACAAAATACTCCAAGAATAGTTGAACTATATAAAGAAACATGTACTAGTTTGGGAAAAGCACATTCTTGTCCTACCAGCCAAACAAGCTGAACCACTAAGAATGAAGTTTTGCTGGTAAGAAATTTGCTGGTAAGAAAGAAGTTTTGCTGGTACCTACTGCAGGAACAGAGCTGCCTGCCAGAGACCACACACACCTCCATGCTCCTGGTGGCCACAACCACCTGGAGATGAGCTTCCAGTGCCCCTGTGGCCGTGGCAGACAAGCTTTGCCAAGTCCTGCTGGCTGCTTTCAGACACGACCAGGCTCCAGCTGCACTTACAGCAAAGGGAATTGtactggagcagctccagtggTGATGCCAGTCCAGAATTTAGCTTGAGCCACTGGTTTGTGGCAGTGGGAAGGTTGAAGGGTGGGAACATGCTCCCTTCTGCTGACCCCGTGGTGGGAATAGGCATCTCAAACTGTTTCAGCAGGATTCAGAGTTCACACAGCTCAGTGCCTTTCATGCCAGCACAAAACTGCTCATAATGGTGCAGCTTCTGCCAGACTGTGATTGTACAGAATTTGGACAGCTTAAGCCCTTTTACCACGGATGACTACACTCAATTCTGCTACAGTGGCTGGCAGCAACCAGATAATCCCAGGAAAACTTGTTAAGGCTAGCCTGAGCTCTGCATAGGAGAGGAGCATCTGAAGCCCTCTCAGCAGTGCTCATGCACTGCTCCAATATGCCCAACAATACAGGGCAAATGGAAATCCACAGCCttcatcccagccctgcttctcctctcctgccctaCATcagatggagctgctggaggagccaaGTGGGTGCTGGAGGATTGCAGGACAAACACATTGCACTGGGAAGTGAACTTGAGACAACACAAGGTTTGGGTTCAGCCCCGAGGCTCACGGGCAAtgatttctgctctgctctttcctTAGCAAAACAAATACCTTCAAATACGTCCCTAGTTCTGCTTTTCACAAATAGTGCTTTTCATGTGGCAAGTCAGAGGAAGGATGTGAAGTGTTTACAGGCCTTCTTCTACAGGAGCTGGAGAGATTCACCTATAAAAACGTCATTGGTCAGCGGGGATGAAAACGAGCCGTTCCCGCACGCGCTGCCTGTCAGAGCTGCTATGACCACTGGGTAGACTGTGAGGTTATAGCGGACATACTTGTCAAGATAGTAGTTTTCTAGATAAAACCTGTGAAGAAAAAGAGTGACCAAAGTAAgaattttctctgtattttgttttccattcccTAAGAAAGGAATTAGACAGAGAATGGGGGGGTTTTGTGGGCTGGCTGGGACAAGAGaccaaaatgtttcatttactAATATTCAAAACGttcataaataatttatttaaggTAACTTTAGGGAAGAATAAAGCCTTGTTTCATATGGTTTCTGTATCACACCTTCAGCTGTAAACCTAAGGCAGGTTGGGCTCATGCAAGTCACAAAAACATGTTCCTGGCCCATAATACTTATTGGCATTTCTGAGGTCAGGGGATAAAAGCTCTGCCCAGACTCCCAGCTCATCTGCCATGAATTATAACAGAGGCCTTTGTACTCGCTGTTGGGAGAGGCACAAGCGATGAGTGAATGGGAACAGCTGGCCACCACTGGTGACACGTGGAAGGAGCTTCTGAGGCTCAGTGGGGACCCTTGGGGTTGCTGACCATATCACCAGGCTGAGAGCCAGGATGCTCAGGGAAGCAGTGGTTGCTTTCTCATTGGGCACGTTCCACTTGTAGATCAGCACGACGGCGAAGTTGAGCAGCGTGGCGATGCTGGTCCACGTCACGTACAGTGCCAGCCCGTTCTGCACCTGCCCCGCAGCACAGCAAGAGGACAAGAGTGACACACTCTGCTTGTCTTTGGTGGCCCCTAGGCCCCGGTGCAGTTAAGCCAGACTTCTGgacccagctgcaggaaaagtcCCTCAACACAGAGAAAAGGTGAAGCCTTGGAGCCCCGAGGGGCTCCAGAGATCCAGCCCAGCTTTGTGTTACACTGGTGTTCCAGGAAGGGCCAAGAACAGAGCCCACTCCCAGTTTGTGCCGAGAGACGTAGATGCCTTTCCAGAAGGGTTGCTAGGAACTTTTTTTGTGCAGGGCAGAAATCTTTCCTTAGCTGTGTTCTGCCACTGGATCTTTCACTCTTGatccctccagcactgcccagaggTTGTTTTTATTTACCATTTACCCACAGCCCAACTTCTCAAAAGCCACCTACCAGAATGCGGATGAGCCAGAGCTCGGCTTTGTGAGCCTTCACAAACCACGAGGAATGGATGCTCAAGGCTCGGTGGGAAACAAACAGGCAGGCACAGGTGGTAAGAGACAGGACTGCCAGGAACaccagggctggaaggaggtaTCTAGGACAAAGAACATGTACACACACAATAGACATCACATTTTTCTCAGTGGTGTCACAATGCCCTAATTTGTAGCTTTAGCGTTTGGCCTTTACTGGCTCTACGTTGATCGGCCTTTAATAAAGGTAATCACTGCATAGCCCACATCTTGACATATTCCTGTTGCAGTTTTACTCTGTTAATCATGAAGTTGTTTTCCTGACTGCAAATGATTTCTTCACCTCTTGACAGTGGTGCTCTCATAAGCCCTTAATGTGACCATCATTATGGAAACAATCCAAGGCAAGGAGCTTAACTGCATTAATGAAGAGGGGCATGGCTCCTGGCTTACCTATGGAGGTAAAAATGTAGAACAACAGCTTTGAGGAGATCTTAAACTTCAAGGACCAATCTGTTTCATGGGCAAGATGACACCATAATGCAAAACCCCCAGATTTTTATGAAGGCTACATTTTGTCAAAGCCTGGCATAGAGTTTTACAGGTGTGGTTAAGTGttcacacacagaggaaaaaaaaacattaaaaaaaccaaaccaaaccaaaccaaaccaaaaaaaaaaaaaaaaaacaaaacccaaaaaaaccccaaaaactaaCTACTGGGGCAATCCCATCAAGAGTGTTAGAAAGTATTTGTAACAGAAGACAACTTACTCTCGGTCCCACAGAAAGAGCCATCCAACATTGAGGCCATTATTCAGACACCACGCCACATAAAAAGGTATTGGCAGCAAGTCTGGCTTTATGAAGACATATCCAAGTTCATTCCTGCCAGGAAAAAGTGGGTATGGAGAGAGGAGAACAATGCCTGCATTGACCAAACAAACCTTTCTGGCCTCATTTTCCTTGTATTAGGAGGGACTTTACATTGGAATTAAAGATTTTGGCTTAAATCAGACTATTTCTCCTCTGTGTCCTTCTCTGATACAATACAGAAAAACCTGTGGCCTTCCCTGTCAGGCAGTTATTGATCTCATAGCCCCAGGAAAATTTTCCAGTCCAGTTCAACAAACCAAGAGGCTCCCCAGTGCTGGTTGTTTGACCTCTAACAGAAAGTAAACTCAAAACATTAGCTCTGTAATCCATTAATTTTGCCCTTATTGATTCTCTGCCTCTAGCAGGGGGTAAGTGCAGGTACTGAGTAAATCTGTCCGATTCCCCGAATCTGGGAAACAAGGAACTGGAAATGAGGCCTCATAGAGAAGTTTACCCACTTTGATACCTGCCCACACTTCAGAGGAGTTAATTTACAGCTCCAAACTGCTTCCCAGATTTGGATGCTGGACataagagatgctccagccacAGAGCTTCAACATGTCAGATCAAGACAGATGGCAATGGGCTTGCTAGAAACCCCTGAAAGGAAGGTAAGAGACTGAGCTGCTCCAAAAGGGAAGAGTCACTGTCCCTTCTCATTTATACTGTAAAGAATAAATAGGGGAAATACCTTCGACAGATCCCTGACAAGGCATAGAGAAGCCAGGCGAGCTGCCAGGCGTAGATGACATTCCAGATGAGGAAAGTCCAGCCAGCTGGTGTGAAATCCGTGCTGTACTTGGCTGAGATGTTTCCAGGGGTTGTCCTGAACAGACCTGTGGAATGTTGTTGCAGGCAGAAGTGTTATTGCATCCGGAGGATGGGGAAAGACTGCTGATTTTCCTCAACCTTCAACCTTCCTCCTTGCCTCAGTGGGTTCAAGGATGATGAGAGCACGCCCTTGTTGCAAACCAGCCACGTGCTGCAGTTGGTTTAGACATCCATTATGGGATCACTGTCCCTTATTTGGAGCACTGTGCACCTTCCCTCTTACACAGAACCAGGAAAAAGAGCTGTCTGTGTAATGCAGAGGATGGCATgatggcagctcctggcagatTCAGCCAGGCAGTGTTCAAATGCAGCACCACTGACGTCTGCAAACCCACAGCAGCATCCTCAAACTCTTCCAGCAGGGATACCAGGGTGTGCAAAGACTGCCTTCCAACAACCACTAGCTCCAGTGGGGACATTTACCTGGATTTCAAGGGACTGGGTAGGGTTCAGGCATTTGGCTGTAAACCTGGAGGATGCACCAGCTACTCCCACCTTTCACAGAACAAGGTGTGTTTGGAGAGTTGATGAGGCAGCAAACACATCTATCCCATCTAAGCCACCTTGTATCATTGCATGATGCCAAGCATGAAACCCACCTCTGAATGAAGAAAATCTGCTTGCATTACCTTTGAAAGTCCCAGTGGCATTTCCAGCATTCATTATCACCATGACTGTGAAAGTAGCCAGAGACAGAAACATCACCAAAATCTTCAACTTATGTAGAGCATCCATCTTGCTCTGAAACACATTAGAGATATTGTTGGCTTATCCTAAAGGAAGTCTGATTTCTTCCACATCCCAGAGACTGT
This window harbors:
- the LOC128785654 gene encoding uncharacterized protein LOC128785654, which codes for MDALHKLKILVMFLSLATFTVMVIMNAGNATGTFKGLFRTTPGNISAKYSTDFTPAGWTFLIWNVIYAWQLAWLLYALSGICRRNELGYVFIKPDLLPIPFYVAWCLNNGLNVGWLFLWDREYLLPALVFLAVLSLTTCACLFVSHRALSIHSSWFVKAHKAELWLIRILVQNGLALYVTWTSIATLLNFAVVLIYKWNVPNEKATTASLSILALSLVIWFYLENYYLDKYVRYNLTVYPVVIAALTGSACGNGSFSSPLTNDVFIVVLLALTCLIFVVRLGLVTWRHWKRPLEASEPRGPSGTVA